A portion of the Oncorhynchus tshawytscha isolate Ot180627B unplaced genomic scaffold, Otsh_v2.0 Un_contig_5353_pilon_pilon, whole genome shotgun sequence genome contains these proteins:
- the LOC112236301 gene encoding BCL2/adenovirus E1B 19 kDa protein-interacting protein 3-like (The sequence of the model RefSeq protein was modified relative to this genomic sequence to represent the inferred CDS: added 49 bases not found in genome assembly) — translation MTEDKESVIDENLQGSWVELHFNNGNSGGSPAHGAAGVEEEQVPGSATELPGSATELPGSATELPGSATELPGSATELPGSATELPGSATELPGSGLGASASVHGGDLMARSASVLPGSLSASTQGGDLIPGSGSGSVQGGVDLEKMLLDAQHESGRSSSRGSVPCDSPPRPQTPLLRRGSEVHSSGEKNSSQSEEDYLERRREVENLMKKNADWIWDWSSRPENIQRKEFVLKHPKRINPLSIRNTSVMKNGGIFSAEFLKLFLPSLLISHVLAIGLGVYIGRRLSTSVTSTF, via the exons ATGACGGAAGACAAAGAAAGTGTCATCGATGAAAATTTGCAGG GTTCCTGGGTGGAGCTGCACTTTAACAATGGCAACAGTGGTGGCTCACCAGCACATGGGGCTGCTGGTGTGGAGGAAGAGCAGGTACCAGGCTCTGCCACTGAGCTACCAGGCTCTGCCACTGAGCTACCAGGCTCTGCCACTGAGCTACCAGGCTCTGCCACTGAGCTACCAGGCTCTGCCACTGAGCTACCAGGCTCTGCCACTGAGCTACCAGGCTCTGCCACGGAGCTACCAGGCTCTGGGTTAGGTGCCTCTGCCTCAGTCCATGGTGGAGACCTGATGGCTAGGTCTGCGTCGGTCCTGCCtgggtctctctctgcctctacccaGGGAGGTGACCTGATTCCTGGGTCAGGGTCTGGCTCAGTCCAGGGAGGGGTGGACTTGGAGAAGATGTTGTTAGACGCCCAGCACGAGTCAGGAAGAAGCAGCTCCAGGGGCAGTGTTCCCTGTGACAG TCCTCCGAGACCCCAGACTCCTTTGCTCCGCCGTGGCTCAGAAGTGCACAGCTCAGGAGAGAAGAACAGCTCACAG TCTGAAGAAGACTACCTAGAACGGAGACGTGAAGTGGAGAACCTGATGAAGAAGAACGCAGACTGGATCTGGGACTGGTCCAGTAGACCTGAGAACATTCAACGCAA GGAGTTTGTTCTGAAGCATCCCAAACGTATCAACCCTCTCAGCATCAGAAACACCAGCGTCATGAAGAACGGAGGGATCTTCTCTGCAGAGTTCCTCAAACTTTTCCTTCCTTCTCTGCTCATATCCCACGTACTGGCCATCGGTCTGGG